A region from the Aegilops tauschii subsp. strangulata cultivar AL8/78 chromosome 5, Aet v6.0, whole genome shotgun sequence genome encodes:
- the LOC141023230 gene encoding uncharacterized protein, translating to MASPGSSGTTRSRRTNPFDGPNPVVIRDLNILARVPVVLDHLTSTYYAWKTYFSLVFHEYNLRGHIDGSVDSRFMEDDEEWMSIDATLIPWFYTTISKDLFHTVVSADDEAHTVWTKLNDLFTDNALQRKVFLHGEFFGCQQLDSSVDDYCMRLKKLVDELRDLGEKVSNELLLSTLIVGLNNDFGNAASNIPLITNPTFPKIVAYLKLEERRMRISRTRATHTALTAGTRGGAPPTAPVPPPSEGNMP from the coding sequence ATGGCCTCCCCCGGTTCCTCCGGCACCACCCGCAGCCGCCGCACCAACCCGTTCGACGGTCCCAACCCCGTCGTCATCCGCGATCTCAACATCCTCGCTCGGGTCCCCGTCGTCCTCGATCATCTCACCTCCACCTACTATGCCTGGAAGACGTACTTCTCCCTTGTGTTCCATGAGTACAACCTTCGGGGTCACATTGATGGCTCCGTGGATTCCCGCTTCATGGAGGACGATGAGGAGTGGATGTCCATCGACGCCACCCTCATCCCTTGGTTCTACACCACAATCTCGAAGGACCTCTTCCACACGGTGGTCTCCGCCGACGATGAGGCTCACACCGTTTGGACCAAGCTCAACGACCTCTTCACCGACAACGCGCTCCAGCGCAAAGTTTTCTTGCACGGCGAGTTCTTTGGGTGCCAGCAGCTCGACTCGTCTGTTGACGATTACTGCATGCGCCTCAAGAAGCTCGTTGACGAGCTCCGTGACCttggcgagaaggtctccaacgaGCTTCTTCTCAGCACGCTCATCGTCGGCCTGAACAACGACTTCGGGAACGCCGCCTCTAACATCCCCCTCATCACCAACCCGACTTTCCCCAAGATTGTCGCGTACCTGAAGCTGGAGGAGAGGAGGATGCGGATATCGCGTACACGGGCTACCCACACGGCCCTCACCGCCGGTACACGCGGCGGCGCGCCACCCACCGCCCCGGTCCCCCCGccgagtgaaggaaatatgccctag
- the LOC109761721 gene encoding beta-fructofuranosidase, insoluble isoenzyme 4-like isoform X2, with protein MFSTSIVFQILVRPCSNGEGVFFYPQSPKARSIVGKRYRTDYHFQPPKNWINEIYDNKKDPCGSMYYNGVYHEFYQYNPNGSYNPNISYNIVWGHSVSMDLINWINLEPAIEPDTPSDISGCWTGSATILSGDQPIIIYTGLLDIQKHQVQNIALPKNRSDPYLREWTKAHNNPVIQPVVPGLNSSQFRDPTTGWIGPDGLWRIAVGAELNGYSAALLYKSEDFLNWTRVEHPLYSSNSSNMWECLDFFAVLPGSGGGLDLSSAIPNGAKHVLKVSMNCTDDMYMIGVYDLKRDAFVPDTVLDDSRLWPRIDYGNFYASKSFFDSKHGRRIIWAWSSETDSSSDDVAKGWAGIHSIPRTIWLDSHGKQLLQWPVEEIESLRTNEINHQALELKKGDLFEIKGIETLQADVEIDFELTSINDADPFDPSWLFDTEKHCREAGASVHGGIGPFGFVILASDNMEEHTDVHFRVYKSQQNYMVLMCSDLRRSSLRPGLYTPAYGGFFEFDFEKERKISLRTLIDRSAVESFGGGGRVCIMARVYPVALVDDIGCAHMYAFNNGSATVIVPQLRAWSMRRAQASV; from the exons ATGTTCTCCACCAGCATTGTTTTCCAAATCCTG GTACGACCTTGTAGCAATGGAGAGGGAGTCTTCTTCTACCCACAATCTCCAAAGGCCCGCTCCATCGTCGGCAAGAGGTACAGGACTGACTACCACTTCCAACCCCCAAAGAATTGGATCAAT GAAATCTACGACAACAAAAAAGATCCATGTG GATCAATGTACTACAATGGAGTTTACCATGAATTCTACCAGTATAACCCCAATGGCTCTTATAATCCCAATATCTCCTATAACATTGTTTGGGGCCATTCGGTTTCAATGGACCTCATCAACTGGATCAATCTTGAACCCGCAATAGAACCGGATACCCCAAGTGACATAAGTGGTTGCTGGACTGGCTCAGCCACAATTCTATCTGGTGATCAACCGATCATCATATACACTGGTCTCCTCGACATACAGAAGCATCAGGTCCAAAACATTGCGCTTCCAAAAAACCGGTCTGATCCATACCTGAGGGAATGGACCAAAGCACACAATAACCCAGTTATCCAACCGGTCGTACCAGGCTTGAACTCGAGCCAGTTCAGGGATCCGACAACCGGTTGGATCGGACCGGATGGACTATGGAGAATAGCAGTTGGTGCTGAGTTGAACGGCTATAGTGCTGCACTTTTGTACAAGAGTGAAGACTTCTTGAATTGGACTAGAGTTGAACACCCACTATATTCATCCAATTCCTCCAATATGTGGGAGTGTCTAGATTTTTTTGCAGTATTGCCTGGAAGTGGGGGTGGACTGGACTTGTCTTCAGCAATCCCAAATGGCGCCAAGCATGTCCTCAAAGTTAGCATGAATTGCACTGATGACATGTACATGATTGGGGTTTATGATCTCAAACGTGATGCCTTTGTGCCCGATACTGTCCTAGATGACAGTCGGCTATGGCCGAGGATTGATTATGGGAATTTCTATGCTTCAAAATCCTTCTTTGACTCAAAACATGGCCGAAGGATCATATGGGCTTGGAGTAGCGAGACAGATAGTTCTTCAGATGATGTTGCAAAAGGCTGGGCAGGAATCCAT TCAATCCCAAGGACAATTTGGTTAGACAGCCATGGCAAGCAGTTGCTGCAGTGGCCAGTTGAAGAGATTGAGTCCCTTCGAACAAATGAAATCAACCATCAAGCATTAGAGCTGAAGAAGGGAGATCTATTTGAGATCAAGGGAATTGAGACTTTGCAG GCTGATGTCGAGATAGATTTTGAGCTGACGTCCATCAATGATGCCGACCCTTTTGATCCTTCCTGGCTTTTTGACACCGAGAAGCACTGCCGGGAAGCGGGTGCATCAGTTCATGGTGGCATAGGGCCATTCGGATTTGTTATTCTGGCCTCCGACAACATGGAGGAGCACACTGATGTGCACTTCCGAGTTTACAAATCACAACAAAATTACATGGTCCTCATGTGCTCTGATCTAAGAAG GTCTTCCCTGAGACCAGGACTGTACACACCAGCCTATGGGGGCTTCTTTGAATTTGACTTTGAAAAGGAAAGAAAGATATCTCTCAGAACTCTG ATTGATCGGTCTGCGGTGGAGAGCTTTGGCGGCGGTGGCAGGGTCTGCATCATGGCTAGAGTTTATCCAGTGGCGCTTGTCGATGACATCGGCTGTGCCCACATGTATGCCTTCAACAATGGAAGTGCCACGGTCATAGTGCCGCAGCTTAGGGCATGGAGCATGAGAAGAGCACAAGCGAGTGTttaa
- the LOC109761721 gene encoding beta-fructofuranosidase, insoluble isoenzyme 4-like isoform X1, whose product MFSTSIVFQILVRPCSNGEGVFFYPQSPKARSIVGKRYRTDYHFQPPKNWINDPCGMKISGIHKKEEESQHCISHIVFIKISGSMYYNGVYHEFYQYNPNGSYNPNISYNIVWGHSVSMDLINWINLEPAIEPDTPSDISGCWTGSATILSGDQPIIIYTGLLDIQKHQVQNIALPKNRSDPYLREWTKAHNNPVIQPVVPGLNSSQFRDPTTGWIGPDGLWRIAVGAELNGYSAALLYKSEDFLNWTRVEHPLYSSNSSNMWECLDFFAVLPGSGGGLDLSSAIPNGAKHVLKVSMNCTDDMYMIGVYDLKRDAFVPDTVLDDSRLWPRIDYGNFYASKSFFDSKHGRRIIWAWSSETDSSSDDVAKGWAGIHSIPRTIWLDSHGKQLLQWPVEEIESLRTNEINHQALELKKGDLFEIKGIETLQADVEIDFELTSINDADPFDPSWLFDTEKHCREAGASVHGGIGPFGFVILASDNMEEHTDVHFRVYKSQQNYMVLMCSDLRRSSLRPGLYTPAYGGFFEFDFEKERKISLRTLIDRSAVESFGGGGRVCIMARVYPVALVDDIGCAHMYAFNNGSATVIVPQLRAWSMRRAQASV is encoded by the exons ATGTTCTCCACCAGCATTGTTTTCCAAATCCTG GTACGACCTTGTAGCAATGGAGAGGGAGTCTTCTTCTACCCACAATCTCCAAAGGCCCGCTCCATCGTCGGCAAGAGGTACAGGACTGACTACCACTTCCAACCCCCAAAGAATTGGATCAATG ATCCATGTGGTATGAAAATCTCCGGCATACATAAAAAGGAAGAAGAATCGCAACATTGTATATCTCATATTGTCTTTATAAAAATTTCAGGATCAATGTACTACAATGGAGTTTACCATGAATTCTACCAGTATAACCCCAATGGCTCTTATAATCCCAATATCTCCTATAACATTGTTTGGGGCCATTCGGTTTCAATGGACCTCATCAACTGGATCAATCTTGAACCCGCAATAGAACCGGATACCCCAAGTGACATAAGTGGTTGCTGGACTGGCTCAGCCACAATTCTATCTGGTGATCAACCGATCATCATATACACTGGTCTCCTCGACATACAGAAGCATCAGGTCCAAAACATTGCGCTTCCAAAAAACCGGTCTGATCCATACCTGAGGGAATGGACCAAAGCACACAATAACCCAGTTATCCAACCGGTCGTACCAGGCTTGAACTCGAGCCAGTTCAGGGATCCGACAACCGGTTGGATCGGACCGGATGGACTATGGAGAATAGCAGTTGGTGCTGAGTTGAACGGCTATAGTGCTGCACTTTTGTACAAGAGTGAAGACTTCTTGAATTGGACTAGAGTTGAACACCCACTATATTCATCCAATTCCTCCAATATGTGGGAGTGTCTAGATTTTTTTGCAGTATTGCCTGGAAGTGGGGGTGGACTGGACTTGTCTTCAGCAATCCCAAATGGCGCCAAGCATGTCCTCAAAGTTAGCATGAATTGCACTGATGACATGTACATGATTGGGGTTTATGATCTCAAACGTGATGCCTTTGTGCCCGATACTGTCCTAGATGACAGTCGGCTATGGCCGAGGATTGATTATGGGAATTTCTATGCTTCAAAATCCTTCTTTGACTCAAAACATGGCCGAAGGATCATATGGGCTTGGAGTAGCGAGACAGATAGTTCTTCAGATGATGTTGCAAAAGGCTGGGCAGGAATCCAT TCAATCCCAAGGACAATTTGGTTAGACAGCCATGGCAAGCAGTTGCTGCAGTGGCCAGTTGAAGAGATTGAGTCCCTTCGAACAAATGAAATCAACCATCAAGCATTAGAGCTGAAGAAGGGAGATCTATTTGAGATCAAGGGAATTGAGACTTTGCAG GCTGATGTCGAGATAGATTTTGAGCTGACGTCCATCAATGATGCCGACCCTTTTGATCCTTCCTGGCTTTTTGACACCGAGAAGCACTGCCGGGAAGCGGGTGCATCAGTTCATGGTGGCATAGGGCCATTCGGATTTGTTATTCTGGCCTCCGACAACATGGAGGAGCACACTGATGTGCACTTCCGAGTTTACAAATCACAACAAAATTACATGGTCCTCATGTGCTCTGATCTAAGAAG GTCTTCCCTGAGACCAGGACTGTACACACCAGCCTATGGGGGCTTCTTTGAATTTGACTTTGAAAAGGAAAGAAAGATATCTCTCAGAACTCTG ATTGATCGGTCTGCGGTGGAGAGCTTTGGCGGCGGTGGCAGGGTCTGCATCATGGCTAGAGTTTATCCAGTGGCGCTTGTCGATGACATCGGCTGTGCCCACATGTATGCCTTCAACAATGGAAGTGCCACGGTCATAGTGCCGCAGCTTAGGGCATGGAGCATGAGAAGAGCACAAGCGAGTGTttaa
- the LOC109761721 gene encoding beta-fructofuranosidase, insoluble isoenzyme 4-like isoform X4: MFSTSIVFQILVRPCSNGEGVFFYPQSPKARSIVGKRYRTDYHFQPPKNWINGSMYYNGVYHEFYQYNPNGSYNPNISYNIVWGHSVSMDLINWINLEPAIEPDTPSDISGCWTGSATILSGDQPIIIYTGLLDIQKHQVQNIALPKNRSDPYLREWTKAHNNPVIQPVVPGLNSSQFRDPTTGWIGPDGLWRIAVGAELNGYSAALLYKSEDFLNWTRVEHPLYSSNSSNMWECLDFFAVLPGSGGGLDLSSAIPNGAKHVLKVSMNCTDDMYMIGVYDLKRDAFVPDTVLDDSRLWPRIDYGNFYASKSFFDSKHGRRIIWAWSSETDSSSDDVAKGWAGIHSIPRTIWLDSHGKQLLQWPVEEIESLRTNEINHQALELKKGDLFEIKGIETLQADVEIDFELTSINDADPFDPSWLFDTEKHCREAGASVHGGIGPFGFVILASDNMEEHTDVHFRVYKSQQNYMVLMCSDLRRSSLRPGLYTPAYGGFFEFDFEKERKISLRTLIDRSAVESFGGGGRVCIMARVYPVALVDDIGCAHMYAFNNGSATVIVPQLRAWSMRRAQASV; encoded by the exons ATGTTCTCCACCAGCATTGTTTTCCAAATCCTG GTACGACCTTGTAGCAATGGAGAGGGAGTCTTCTTCTACCCACAATCTCCAAAGGCCCGCTCCATCGTCGGCAAGAGGTACAGGACTGACTACCACTTCCAACCCCCAAAGAATTGGATCAATG GATCAATGTACTACAATGGAGTTTACCATGAATTCTACCAGTATAACCCCAATGGCTCTTATAATCCCAATATCTCCTATAACATTGTTTGGGGCCATTCGGTTTCAATGGACCTCATCAACTGGATCAATCTTGAACCCGCAATAGAACCGGATACCCCAAGTGACATAAGTGGTTGCTGGACTGGCTCAGCCACAATTCTATCTGGTGATCAACCGATCATCATATACACTGGTCTCCTCGACATACAGAAGCATCAGGTCCAAAACATTGCGCTTCCAAAAAACCGGTCTGATCCATACCTGAGGGAATGGACCAAAGCACACAATAACCCAGTTATCCAACCGGTCGTACCAGGCTTGAACTCGAGCCAGTTCAGGGATCCGACAACCGGTTGGATCGGACCGGATGGACTATGGAGAATAGCAGTTGGTGCTGAGTTGAACGGCTATAGTGCTGCACTTTTGTACAAGAGTGAAGACTTCTTGAATTGGACTAGAGTTGAACACCCACTATATTCATCCAATTCCTCCAATATGTGGGAGTGTCTAGATTTTTTTGCAGTATTGCCTGGAAGTGGGGGTGGACTGGACTTGTCTTCAGCAATCCCAAATGGCGCCAAGCATGTCCTCAAAGTTAGCATGAATTGCACTGATGACATGTACATGATTGGGGTTTATGATCTCAAACGTGATGCCTTTGTGCCCGATACTGTCCTAGATGACAGTCGGCTATGGCCGAGGATTGATTATGGGAATTTCTATGCTTCAAAATCCTTCTTTGACTCAAAACATGGCCGAAGGATCATATGGGCTTGGAGTAGCGAGACAGATAGTTCTTCAGATGATGTTGCAAAAGGCTGGGCAGGAATCCAT TCAATCCCAAGGACAATTTGGTTAGACAGCCATGGCAAGCAGTTGCTGCAGTGGCCAGTTGAAGAGATTGAGTCCCTTCGAACAAATGAAATCAACCATCAAGCATTAGAGCTGAAGAAGGGAGATCTATTTGAGATCAAGGGAATTGAGACTTTGCAG GCTGATGTCGAGATAGATTTTGAGCTGACGTCCATCAATGATGCCGACCCTTTTGATCCTTCCTGGCTTTTTGACACCGAGAAGCACTGCCGGGAAGCGGGTGCATCAGTTCATGGTGGCATAGGGCCATTCGGATTTGTTATTCTGGCCTCCGACAACATGGAGGAGCACACTGATGTGCACTTCCGAGTTTACAAATCACAACAAAATTACATGGTCCTCATGTGCTCTGATCTAAGAAG GTCTTCCCTGAGACCAGGACTGTACACACCAGCCTATGGGGGCTTCTTTGAATTTGACTTTGAAAAGGAAAGAAAGATATCTCTCAGAACTCTG ATTGATCGGTCTGCGGTGGAGAGCTTTGGCGGCGGTGGCAGGGTCTGCATCATGGCTAGAGTTTATCCAGTGGCGCTTGTCGATGACATCGGCTGTGCCCACATGTATGCCTTCAACAATGGAAGTGCCACGGTCATAGTGCCGCAGCTTAGGGCATGGAGCATGAGAAGAGCACAAGCGAGTGTttaa
- the LOC120965473 gene encoding uncharacterized protein, which yields MSQDEVNGDRDPWREKQFWNSTMTTLSYGARDLWKNPRITMIRIEVLVSLVAGVLLLLAIFGSQRRRSRNWLLQKGVFGAFTLSFSVATYILGSMQSSPVKSTMYPIWAVSLIMLHGCTDSVTAYNLDDNKQLTRSLYQAVMYSAYAFLLLISVRTRYTWALFYMVLLAFVRYAQRFAVCHLASNSYHWNKIVADHMYEEQNKDASVTMENCRYLVEWPVSKSKFDAPTYATRLTAEDPDEKYEVIDIGEIWRCKDKSLGPELKDACLSFSLFHLLRRRYFGFACDESKDRAHDFVFKGLLSVSDDDDATDYNRVFKVLEVELAYTYDFFFTKYAVIYYGSMAATIWSLISVIGLSITAFITAITSHIISRGRDDVVITLVILVSTALLEFLQMLFYWMGIWGRVSFVCQSIREQARINRNKASIGGSCFVKIGVCLAYWIMGLRKFLPILV from the exons ATGAGTCAAGACGAG GTTAATGGTGACCGTGACCCATGGAGGGAAAAACAATTCTGGAATTCCACAATGACGACCTTATCATATGGCGCAAGAGACCTGTGGAAGAATCCGAGAATAACAATGATCAGGATCGAGGTACTTGTATCATTGGTTGCTGGTGTCCTACTCCTCCTCGCCATCTTTGGGTCCCAGCGGCGCCGAAGCAGAAACTGGTTGCTCCAGAAAGGTGTCTTTGGGGCGTTTACATTGTCCTTCTCGGTAGCAACTTATATACTTGGTTCTATGCAGTCTTCTCCGGTGAAGAGCACCATGTACCCCATCTGGGCCGTATCTCTCATCATGCTTCATGGTTGCACCGACTCTGTCACAGCCTATAATCTAGATGACAACAAACAGCTAACAAGATCCCTCTACCAGGCTGTTATGTACAGTGCATATGCGTTTCTCCTTTTGATCAGTGTGCGGACGCGCTACACCTGGGCACTTTTTTATATGGTTTTACTTGCTTTTGTCAGATATGCACAAAGATTTGCAGTATGTCATCTAGCAAGTAACTCATATCACTGGAACAAAATAGTTGCTGATCACATGTATGAGGAGCAAAATAAGGATGCGTCTGTCACCATGGAAAACTGCCGTTACCTGGTTGAGTGGCCCGTCAGCAAATCCAAGTTTGATGCTCCAACATATGCAACGCGATTAACAGCGGAAGATCCTGATGAAAAATATGAAGTCATTGACATTGGGGAGATTTGGCGGTGCAAGGACAAGTCACTAGGCCCAGAGCTAAAGGATGCATGCctttccttctctctttttcaTCTGCTGAGAAGGCGCTACTTTGGGTTTGCCTGTGACGAATCCAAAGACAGGGCACACGATTTTGTCTTCAAAGGGCTTCTGTCGGTGTCGGATGATGATGATGCCACGGACTATAACAGGGTGTTCAAGGTGCTTGAGGTTGAGTTAGCCTATACATATGATTTCTTCTTCACCAAGTATGCTGTCATTTATTATGGATCAATGGCTGCAACAATTTGGTCCCTGATTTCTGTCATCGGCTTATCTATCACGGCATTCATTACTGCTATCACGAGCCACATTATAAGTAGAGGTAGAGATGATGTTGTTATCACATTAGTGATACTTGTATCCACTGCTTTACTTGAATTCCTACAGATGTTGTTTTACTGGATGGGCATTTGGGGCAGAGTATCATTTGTTTGTCAGTCTATCAGGGAACAAGCAAGAATCAACAGAAACAAAGCGAGCATAGGGGGAAGTTGCTTCGTCAAGATTGGTGTGTGCCTTGCATATTGGATCATGGGATTAAGGAAATTCTTGCCAATATTGGTGTGA
- the LOC109761721 gene encoding beta-fructofuranosidase, insoluble isoenzyme 4-like isoform X3, whose amino-acid sequence MFSTSIVFQILVRPCSNGEGVFFYPQSPKARSIVGKRYRTDYHFQPPKNWINDPCGSMYYNGVYHEFYQYNPNGSYNPNISYNIVWGHSVSMDLINWINLEPAIEPDTPSDISGCWTGSATILSGDQPIIIYTGLLDIQKHQVQNIALPKNRSDPYLREWTKAHNNPVIQPVVPGLNSSQFRDPTTGWIGPDGLWRIAVGAELNGYSAALLYKSEDFLNWTRVEHPLYSSNSSNMWECLDFFAVLPGSGGGLDLSSAIPNGAKHVLKVSMNCTDDMYMIGVYDLKRDAFVPDTVLDDSRLWPRIDYGNFYASKSFFDSKHGRRIIWAWSSETDSSSDDVAKGWAGIHSIPRTIWLDSHGKQLLQWPVEEIESLRTNEINHQALELKKGDLFEIKGIETLQADVEIDFELTSINDADPFDPSWLFDTEKHCREAGASVHGGIGPFGFVILASDNMEEHTDVHFRVYKSQQNYMVLMCSDLRRSSLRPGLYTPAYGGFFEFDFEKERKISLRTLIDRSAVESFGGGGRVCIMARVYPVALVDDIGCAHMYAFNNGSATVIVPQLRAWSMRRAQASV is encoded by the exons ATGTTCTCCACCAGCATTGTTTTCCAAATCCTG GTACGACCTTGTAGCAATGGAGAGGGAGTCTTCTTCTACCCACAATCTCCAAAGGCCCGCTCCATCGTCGGCAAGAGGTACAGGACTGACTACCACTTCCAACCCCCAAAGAATTGGATCAATG ATCCATGTG GATCAATGTACTACAATGGAGTTTACCATGAATTCTACCAGTATAACCCCAATGGCTCTTATAATCCCAATATCTCCTATAACATTGTTTGGGGCCATTCGGTTTCAATGGACCTCATCAACTGGATCAATCTTGAACCCGCAATAGAACCGGATACCCCAAGTGACATAAGTGGTTGCTGGACTGGCTCAGCCACAATTCTATCTGGTGATCAACCGATCATCATATACACTGGTCTCCTCGACATACAGAAGCATCAGGTCCAAAACATTGCGCTTCCAAAAAACCGGTCTGATCCATACCTGAGGGAATGGACCAAAGCACACAATAACCCAGTTATCCAACCGGTCGTACCAGGCTTGAACTCGAGCCAGTTCAGGGATCCGACAACCGGTTGGATCGGACCGGATGGACTATGGAGAATAGCAGTTGGTGCTGAGTTGAACGGCTATAGTGCTGCACTTTTGTACAAGAGTGAAGACTTCTTGAATTGGACTAGAGTTGAACACCCACTATATTCATCCAATTCCTCCAATATGTGGGAGTGTCTAGATTTTTTTGCAGTATTGCCTGGAAGTGGGGGTGGACTGGACTTGTCTTCAGCAATCCCAAATGGCGCCAAGCATGTCCTCAAAGTTAGCATGAATTGCACTGATGACATGTACATGATTGGGGTTTATGATCTCAAACGTGATGCCTTTGTGCCCGATACTGTCCTAGATGACAGTCGGCTATGGCCGAGGATTGATTATGGGAATTTCTATGCTTCAAAATCCTTCTTTGACTCAAAACATGGCCGAAGGATCATATGGGCTTGGAGTAGCGAGACAGATAGTTCTTCAGATGATGTTGCAAAAGGCTGGGCAGGAATCCAT TCAATCCCAAGGACAATTTGGTTAGACAGCCATGGCAAGCAGTTGCTGCAGTGGCCAGTTGAAGAGATTGAGTCCCTTCGAACAAATGAAATCAACCATCAAGCATTAGAGCTGAAGAAGGGAGATCTATTTGAGATCAAGGGAATTGAGACTTTGCAG GCTGATGTCGAGATAGATTTTGAGCTGACGTCCATCAATGATGCCGACCCTTTTGATCCTTCCTGGCTTTTTGACACCGAGAAGCACTGCCGGGAAGCGGGTGCATCAGTTCATGGTGGCATAGGGCCATTCGGATTTGTTATTCTGGCCTCCGACAACATGGAGGAGCACACTGATGTGCACTTCCGAGTTTACAAATCACAACAAAATTACATGGTCCTCATGTGCTCTGATCTAAGAAG GTCTTCCCTGAGACCAGGACTGTACACACCAGCCTATGGGGGCTTCTTTGAATTTGACTTTGAAAAGGAAAGAAAGATATCTCTCAGAACTCTG ATTGATCGGTCTGCGGTGGAGAGCTTTGGCGGCGGTGGCAGGGTCTGCATCATGGCTAGAGTTTATCCAGTGGCGCTTGTCGATGACATCGGCTGTGCCCACATGTATGCCTTCAACAATGGAAGTGCCACGGTCATAGTGCCGCAGCTTAGGGCATGGAGCATGAGAAGAGCACAAGCGAGTGTttaa